GCCCTGCCCGGTGTGCGCGACCGCCGCAGTGGCCGCCAGCTGAGCGCGAATGTACCGGCGTTGACCGGCCACAGCGTGGCGGCCGACCTGCAGGCGCGCCTGCAGCGGCCGCTGCATTTCGGCAACGACCTGCAGTGTTTTGCCCTGTCTGAAGCACACGGCGGTGCCGCCGACGGCTATCCCAGCATGTTCGGCGCCATCCTCGGCACCGGCGCTGGCGGTGGTTTCTGCCTGCAGGGCCGGCTGCTGTCCGGTTTCAACGGGCTGGCCGGCGAATGGGGCCACTGGAGCGTGCCCGGTCATCTGCTGCAGCGCCACGGCCTGCCGCTGATCGACTGCGCCTGCGGCCTGCAGGGCTGCGTGGAGCGTTATGTCTCCGGCAGTGGCGTGGCGATGATCGAACGCCACCTTGGTGGCAGCGCCGCCGACGCCAGCGCGGTGATCGCCCTGGCCGAGGCCGGCGATGCACGTGCGCGCAAGGCGCTGGACATCCACCGCGATCTGCTTGGCCACAGCCTGGCCGCGCTGGTGCTGGCGCTGGACCCGCACGTGATCGTGCTCGGCGGCGGCCTCTCGCAGTACGCACCGCTGTACCAGCTGCTGCCAGCGGCCATCGCCGCCCACCTGTTCAACGGCGTGCAGGTACCGCCGATCGTGCCGCCGCGTTTCGGCGATGCCGGCGGCGCACGCGGTGCCGCCCTGCTCGCCTGCCAACCCTCGTTTTCCTGATGTCCGGAGCCTGACCATGTCCCCGTTGCAGACCCTGCTTGCCTCCCACCGCGCCGGTGCCAACGTCGGCCTGTACAGCGTCTGCTGCAGCAACGAGCAGGTGCTGCGCGCGGCCATGCACGTGGCACTGGCACATGGCACCGTGCTGCTGATCGAGGCCACCTCCAACCAGGTCGACCAGTTCGGCGGCTACACCGGCATGACCCCGCCGCAGTACCGCGATTACGTGGGCACGCTGGCCGATGAAGAAGGCTTCCCGCGCGAGCGGCTGATCCTGGGCGGCGACCACCTCGGCCCGAATGCCTGGCAGAAGCGCCCGGCGGCCGAAGCGATGACCCACGCGCGCGTGCTGATCGAAGCCTACGTCGCCGCCGGTTTCCACAAGATCCATCTGGATTGCAGTATGTCCTGCGCCGACGATCCGGTGCCGCTGCCCGATGCCATCGTCGCCGCGCGTTCGGCTGAGCTGGCCGAGATCGCCGAACGCACCGCTGCCGAACATGGCCTGCCGGCGCCGGTCTACGTGATCGGTACCGAAGTGCCGATTCCCGGTGGCGAAGCCTCGCTGGCCGAGGGCCTGCAGGTGACCACGCCGGCCGCCGCCGCGCAGACCCTGGCCATCCACCAGCAGGCGTTCGACACGCCGCAGCTGCGAGATGCGTGGCAGCGCGTGATCGCGATGGTGGTGCAGCCCGGCGTGGACTTCGACCACAGCAGCGTGCACGAATACGACGCGGCCGCCGCCGGCACGCTGGCCGATTTCCTCGAACAGCAGCCGCGCATCGTGTTCGAAGCGCATTCCACCGACTACCAGCGCGAAAGCGGCCTGCACGCGCTGGTGCGCGACCACTTCGCGATCCTCAAGGTCGGGCCGGCGGCCACCTTCGCCTACCGCGAGGCGCTGTTCGCGCTGGCCGCGATCGAAGCCGAACTGCTGCCGGCCGCACAGTGCTCGCGTCTGCCGCAGGTGCTGGACGAGGTGATGGTGGCGCAGCCGAAGTACTGGCAGTCCTATTACCAGGGCGATGACGCCGCGCTGCGCCTGCTGCGCAGCTACTCCTTCAGCGACCGCTGCCGTTACTACTGGGGCGAGCCCGCGCTGGTGCAGGCGGTGCAGACCCTGTTCGCCAACCTGGAGCAGCACGCGCCGCCACTGGTGCTGCTCAGCCAGTATCTGCCGGAGCAGTACCGCGCCGTGCGTGAGGGCACGCTCGCCAACACCCCCACCGCACTGGTGCAGCACCGCATCGGCCTGTGCCTGGGCGAGTACGCCCGCGCCTGCAGCGCCAACCAGGCCGGAACCCGCGTGCAGAGCGCAGGTTCGGCTGCCAGCGTTCTTGCGAACGGCTAATCTCTACCTTTCCCCGCGAAACCGAGAATGGCCATGCGCAACACCCGCTCCCGCCGGCAACAGATCCTGCAGTTGCTGATCGAGCACGGCTCGGTGCAGGTCGCCGATCTGGTCGAGCGCTTCGGCGTGTCGGCGGTGACCATCCGTGCCGACCTGACCCACTTCGAGTCGCAGGGCCTGGCCAACCGTACCCACGGCGGTGCCACCCTGGTGCGCACGCCGCCACAGGAACAGGACATCCACGAGAAGGACGCGCTGAACCTTCCGCTGAAGGAATCCATCGGCGGCTGTGCCGCGCGTCTGGTGCAGCCGGGCGACAACATCATCATCGACTCCGGCTCAACCACGATGACGCTGGCGCGCCACCTGCGCGCGCACCGCGACGTGACGGTGATGACCAACGGGCTGAACATTGCCTGGGAACTGGCCAACGCACCGGGCATCAACGTGCTGCTGACTGGCGGCCTGCTGCGCCAGCAGTCGCTGTCGCTGCAAGGCAGCCAGGCCGAAGCCAGCCTCAACTCGTACAGCTTCGACACCCTGTTCCTGGGCGTGGATGGCCTGGACCTGCAGTTCGGCCTGACCACCCACGACGAGGCCGAAGCCCGCCTCAACCACCGCATGGTCGAGCGCGCGCGCCGCATCGTGGTGCTGACCGACGCCTCCAAGTTCGGCCGCGTCAGCCTGCACCGCATCGCCCGCCTCGACCAGATCCACGCCATCATCACCGACGCCGGCATCGACGACGCAACCCGCGAAGGGCTGCAGCGGCTGGGCATCGAAGTGATCATCGCCGAGCCTCCCGCATGACCGACACCCGCTCCCTGCACGGCCGCATCCTCACCCCGCTGGGTTGGCGGCGTGGCCACGTCCACTTCGATTCACATGTGCGCCAGCTGCAGGTGGATGACCACAGCGGCGCTGACGACCTGCAGCTGCCGCTGATCCTGCCCGGCTTCATCGACCTGCACGTGCATGGTGCGGCCGGCGTGGACCTGATGCAGGGTGGCGATGTCGCGCGCACCATCGCACGCACCCATCTGCGCTTCGGTACCACCACACTGCTGGCGACCACCATGACCGCCGGCCTGGACGAGATCGAGCACGCGCTGCACGGCGTCGCTGCGGCGATGGCGGCGCCCGATGCCGACGCCGCCAGCATCGTCGGCGTGCACTTGGAAGGACCGTTCATCAGCCCGCAGCGCCTGGGTGCACAGCCCAATCGTACGATCGAGGCGACGCTGGCGCTGGTTCAGCAGTTGCACGCGCTGGCGCCGATCCGGGTGATGACGCTGGCTCCGGAAATCGGCGAGCACACCGCACTGATACCCGCGCTTTCGGCAATGGGCATCCGCGTACAGCTCGGGCACAGCGCCGGCACCTATGAAGAGGGCGTGGCCGCGCTGCAGGCCGGTGCCTCCGGCTTCACTCACCTGTTCAACGGCATGACCGGCGTCGATCACTATCGCCCGGGCATCGCGGCGGCAGCACTGGCGCATGCACAGTACGCCGAGATCATTCCCGACCTGCAGCACATCCATCCCGGCGTGATCCGCCTGGCCGCGCGTGCGATTCCGCGCCTGTACGCAGTAACCGATGCCACCGCCGCCACCGGCATGCCCGACGGCGAGTACGCGCTGGGCGAGCAGCGCGTGCACAAGTGCGGCGGCTGCGTGCGACTGGCCACGGGTTCGCTGGCCGGCAGCGCCCTGACCATGGACCAGGCGCTGCGCAACCTGGTGCGCGTCGGCCTGGAGCTGGCCGACGCCTCGCAGCGCGTTTCCACCTTCCCGGCCGACTACCTGGGCCTGGGCGATCGCGGCCGCATCGCGCCCGACGCCCGCGCCGACCTGGTGGTGCTGGACGCCGAACTGCGCCTGCAGCGGGTGGTCATTGGCGGGCGCGTGGTCGATCTGAACTGAGCCGCGCATTGCTGTAGAGCCCAGCCATGCCCGGCTGCTTTTCGTACCGACATCGATGACGTCCGCGCCGTGCTTCGCGCGGCAAGCCGAGCATGGCTCGGCCTACATGAAGCGCGCAAGCGCAATGCCTCAGCCACGCACCATCCCCGTTATTCCAGGAATACGCCGATGACCGCAGCCGCCGCACCTGCCGTACCCGCTTCCACCGCTCCGCGCTGGCCCGTACGCTACCTGCTCTTCATCGGCGGCCTCGGTGGCCTGTTGTACGGCATCGACATCGGCATCATCGCCGGTGCCCTGCCCTATCTTGAAGCCACCGCCAGCCACGCGTGGCAGCTCAGCAGCCAGCAACTCGGCTTCGTGGTGGCGGCGGTACTGCTGGGCAGCGTGTTGTCGTCGCTGTTCGCCGGCATGGTCGCCGACCTGATCGGCCGCCGCGGCGCGATGCTGCTGGCCGGCCTGCTGTTCACCGCCTCGATTCCGATCATGGCGCTGGCCTCGGGGTATACACCGCTGCTGCTGGGCCGCCTGCTGCAGGGTGTCAGTGGTGGCCTGATCGGCGTGGTGGTGCCGCTGTACCTGGCCGAAGTGCTCAGCCCCGAGCGACGTGGACGCGGTGCGGCGATGTTCCAGCTGCTGCTGACCATCGGCCTGGTGTTGGCCGCACTGATCGGGCTGTACCACGCACATGCGGTGGATGCCGCCGCCGAAGCCGTGCGCTCGCTGCCGCTGGGGCAGCAGGCGCAGGAGCTGTTCACGGTGAAGGACCACGCCTGGCGCACCATCTTCTGGAGCTGCCTGGCCCCAGGCCTGCTGTTCTGCGCCGGCATCTTCTGGCTGTCCGAATCGCCGCGCTGGCTGGTGCGCCGCGGCCGCGTCGACGACGCCCGCCGCAGCCTGCAGCGGGTGCTGCCTGCGGCGCAGGTGGAACCCACCCTTGCACAGATCCAGGCACCGGAGTCGAGCAGCAACGATGGCAAGCGTGACCCGCTGCTCAGCCGCCGCTACGTGGTCCCGTTCGTGCTGGCCTGCGTGGTGCTGGCCTGCACCCAGGCCACCGGCATCAACTCGGTGCTGGCCTACGCGGTGAACATCCTCAACCAGGCCGGCCTGTCCGGCTCGGTCGCCAACGGCGCCGACGTGGCGATCAAGCTGCTCAACGCGGTGATGACCGTGGTCGCGCTGCTGCTGGTCGACCGCAAGGGCCGCAAGTTCCTGCTGATGCTCGGCAGCGGCGGCATCTGCGTGGCCCTGCTGGCCGCCGCCACCCTGTTCTTCCAGGCCGAGCGCGGCCGTGCCGACGTGCAGCCGCACCTGCAGGCCGCAGTCAGCGGCGACAGCCTGCAGCTGGTGCTGGACGACGCACAGTGGCAGCGCCTGGGCGGTGGCATCGACAGCGAAGGCCGGCCGATGCAGCTGACCGTGTCGTACGCCTACGGTGACTTCACCAATGTGCGCGCCCTGCGCAGCGACAGCCTGACCGACCGCGAGCTGCGCATCGAGCGTGCCGGGACCGTGCAGCCGGACAGTGTGATCGGCGCGTTCTTCCGCAAGCTGCATCTGAACCCGTTCGCCGACCCGGCCAAGGCCGCGCAGGCACCGCTGCACATCGAGCAGGCACGCATCGGCCCGGTGCCGCCGCCGGCCCACGGCTGGGCGGTGGCCGCCTGCATCCTGGTGTTCGTCGCGTTCTTCGCGGTCGGCCCCGGCGTCTGCGTGTGGCTGGCGCTGTCGGAGCTGATGCCCAACCGCATCCGCTCCAATGGCATGAGCATCGCGCTGCTGATCAACCAGTTCGTGTCCACCACCATCGCCGCGATCTTCCTGCCGACGGTGGGCCACTACGGCTATGCCAGCATGTTCGTGTTCTGGGCGGCATGCACCTTCGTGTTCTTCCTGGTGGCCGCATTCTGGCTGCCGGAGACCAAGGGCAAATCCCTAGAGGAGATCGAAGCTCGCTTTGCCCGGTAGCGGTCGACCTTGGTCGACCTCCGCGCGCAGCGCGGGTTCATGGCGCGCCCGTCATTCGCCAGTGATGTGCTTCGCCAGCTCCCGCGCCTCTGCAACGCTGGACAGCCCGCTCAGCATCATCGTTTCACCGAACGGCCCCTGCACCGTCGCCACCATCAGCACGCGGCCATCCACGCTGATCGCCGCACGCTGGCCGACCAGCGCTGCCGTACCATCGTGGATGCGCTGATGGGCTTCTGGCCGATAGCGGATCTGCAATGCCGGTTGCCCATTCGAGTCCTGCACGTAGCGCACATCGGCAATGTCCGCACTGCCGGCAATCGGCGGATCACGCAACGCCAGGGTCTGGCCCTGCCACTGCGCCGGGGAGCCCTTGCCGTCCGCATCGACCGCACTCAGGCGCACATCCACGCCGGCGCGCGGCGCATGATCCTTGCCTGCCAGCACACCGGGCGTGGCACCCGGCATGCATCCGGCCAGCACCAGCGCCGCGCCCAGCAGGAGCGGAAGCGCAACCCTCACTTCAGCTTCCGCAGCTTGAACGCCACCAGCACCTGCAACAGCCCGTACAGCAGGCTGCCGATGCCGATCCACAGCGTGGTCACCGCCACGCCTGCATACGGATTGGCAGCGAACAGCAGGCCCAGCACCACCGCCAGCACGCCGCTGAGAATC
The sequence above is a segment of the Stenotrophomonas maltophilia genome. Coding sequences within it:
- the nagA gene encoding N-acetylglucosamine-6-phosphate deacetylase; this encodes MTDTRSLHGRILTPLGWRRGHVHFDSHVRQLQVDDHSGADDLQLPLILPGFIDLHVHGAAGVDLMQGGDVARTIARTHLRFGTTTLLATTMTAGLDEIEHALHGVAAAMAAPDADAASIVGVHLEGPFISPQRLGAQPNRTIEATLALVQQLHALAPIRVMTLAPEIGEHTALIPALSAMGIRVQLGHSAGTYEEGVAALQAGASGFTHLFNGMTGVDHYRPGIAAAALAHAQYAEIIPDLQHIHPGVIRLAARAIPRLYAVTDATAATGMPDGEYALGEQRVHKCGGCVRLATGSLAGSALTMDQALRNLVRVGLELADASQRVSTFPADYLGLGDRGRIAPDARADLVVLDAELRLQRVVIGGRVVDLN
- a CDS encoding ROK family protein; this encodes MAELIAHACYGIDIGGTKIELVACDAAMQVTWRRRVATPQGDYDGFLQAVVALVAEADAALGRSDAAIGIALPGVRDRRSGRQLSANVPALTGHSVAADLQARLQRPLHFGNDLQCFALSEAHGGAADGYPSMFGAILGTGAGGGFCLQGRLLSGFNGLAGEWGHWSVPGHLLQRHGLPLIDCACGLQGCVERYVSGSGVAMIERHLGGSAADASAVIALAEAGDARARKALDIHRDLLGHSLAALVLALDPHVIVLGGGLSQYAPLYQLLPAAIAAHLFNGVQVPPIVPPRFGDAGGARGAALLACQPSFS
- a CDS encoding DeoR family transcriptional regulator → MRNTRSRRQQILQLLIEHGSVQVADLVERFGVSAVTIRADLTHFESQGLANRTHGGATLVRTPPQEQDIHEKDALNLPLKESIGGCAARLVQPGDNIIIDSGSTTMTLARHLRAHRDVTVMTNGLNIAWELANAPGINVLLTGGLLRQQSLSLQGSQAEASLNSYSFDTLFLGVDGLDLQFGLTTHDEAEARLNHRMVERARRIVVLTDASKFGRVSLHRIARLDQIHAIITDAGIDDATREGLQRLGIEVIIAEPPA
- a CDS encoding MFS transporter — its product is MTAAAAPAVPASTAPRWPVRYLLFIGGLGGLLYGIDIGIIAGALPYLEATASHAWQLSSQQLGFVVAAVLLGSVLSSLFAGMVADLIGRRGAMLLAGLLFTASIPIMALASGYTPLLLGRLLQGVSGGLIGVVVPLYLAEVLSPERRGRGAAMFQLLLTIGLVLAALIGLYHAHAVDAAAEAVRSLPLGQQAQELFTVKDHAWRTIFWSCLAPGLLFCAGIFWLSESPRWLVRRGRVDDARRSLQRVLPAAQVEPTLAQIQAPESSSNDGKRDPLLSRRYVVPFVLACVVLACTQATGINSVLAYAVNILNQAGLSGSVANGADVAIKLLNAVMTVVALLLVDRKGRKFLLMLGSGGICVALLAAATLFFQAERGRADVQPHLQAAVSGDSLQLVLDDAQWQRLGGGIDSEGRPMQLTVSYAYGDFTNVRALRSDSLTDRELRIERAGTVQPDSVIGAFFRKLHLNPFADPAKAAQAPLHIEQARIGPVPPPAHGWAVAACILVFVAFFAVGPGVCVWLALSELMPNRIRSNGMSIALLINQFVSTTIAAIFLPTVGHYGYASMFVFWAACTFVFFLVAAFWLPETKGKSLEEIEARFAR
- a CDS encoding SecDF P1 head subdomain-containing protein, with the translated sequence MRVALPLLLGAALVLAGCMPGATPGVLAGKDHAPRAGVDVRLSAVDADGKGSPAQWQGQTLALRDPPIAGSADIADVRYVQDSNGQPALQIRYRPEAHQRIHDGTAALVGQRAAISVDGRVLMVATVQGPFGETMMLSGLSSVAEARELAKHITGE
- a CDS encoding D-tagatose-bisphosphate aldolase, class II, non-catalytic subunit, coding for MSPLQTLLASHRAGANVGLYSVCCSNEQVLRAAMHVALAHGTVLLIEATSNQVDQFGGYTGMTPPQYRDYVGTLADEEGFPRERLILGGDHLGPNAWQKRPAAEAMTHARVLIEAYVAAGFHKIHLDCSMSCADDPVPLPDAIVAARSAELAEIAERTAAEHGLPAPVYVIGTEVPIPGGEASLAEGLQVTTPAAAAQTLAIHQQAFDTPQLRDAWQRVIAMVVQPGVDFDHSSVHEYDAAAAGTLADFLEQQPRIVFEAHSTDYQRESGLHALVRDHFAILKVGPAATFAYREALFALAAIEAELLPAAQCSRLPQVLDEVMVAQPKYWQSYYQGDDAALRLLRSYSFSDRCRYYWGEPALVQAVQTLFANLEQHAPPLVLLSQYLPEQYRAVREGTLANTPTALVQHRIGLCLGEYARACSANQAGTRVQSAGSAASVLANG